The following are encoded in a window of Roseimaritima ulvae genomic DNA:
- a CDS encoding pyridoxamine 5'-phosphate oxidase family protein, translating to MDTQQKLIDLIQEFDNAMLVTKTDEGALHARPMAIAEATEEGELWFITDRNSGKIADLIHDRDVAVTMQSARKFVSLSGECRVVKDQQKIESLWKEAWKIWFPDGSTDTSIVLLKVQPARGEYWDNSGMAGMKYLIEAGKAYLQGERAETDKSTNASVSL from the coding sequence ATGGATACGCAACAGAAACTAATCGATTTGATTCAAGAATTCGACAATGCGATGTTGGTCACCAAGACCGACGAGGGGGCGCTCCACGCGCGGCCGATGGCCATCGCGGAGGCGACCGAGGAGGGCGAGCTGTGGTTTATCACCGACCGCAACTCCGGCAAGATCGCGGATCTGATCCACGATCGCGACGTCGCCGTCACGATGCAGAGCGCGCGAAAGTTCGTTTCGCTCAGCGGCGAGTGTCGCGTGGTGAAGGATCAGCAGAAAATCGAATCCCTGTGGAAAGAAGCCTGGAAGATCTGGTTCCCGGACGGCTCGACGGACACCTCCATCGTGTTGCTGAAAGTGCAGCCGGCTCGGGGCGAATACTGGGACAACAGCGGCATGGCCGGGATGAAGTACTTGATCGAAGCCGGTAAAGCCTATCTGCAGGGCGAGCGTGCCGAGACGGACAAGTCGACCAACGCCTCGGTGTCGCTGTAG
- the dps gene encoding DNA starvation/stationary phase protection protein Dps, whose amino-acid sequence MATTDQTAFKRDILNADNNEQVTLILQKNLTNLIDLALLMKQAHWNVVGKNFRSIHLQLDEIIATVRDASDEVAERMSTLGVAPDGRSATVAQESDLKQYPREFVKVDETIRLVADATKTTIDSLRNAIEKTGDVDPITEDLLIAISGPLEKHLWMLQAQEV is encoded by the coding sequence ATGGCTACCACTGATCAGACGGCATTCAAACGCGACATTCTGAATGCGGACAACAACGAGCAGGTAACCCTGATCTTGCAGAAGAATTTAACCAACTTGATCGATCTGGCCCTGCTGATGAAACAAGCTCACTGGAACGTTGTCGGCAAGAACTTTCGCAGCATCCATCTGCAGTTGGACGAAATCATCGCCACGGTTCGCGACGCCAGTGACGAAGTCGCCGAGCGGATGTCGACATTGGGCGTGGCTCCCGATGGTCGCTCCGCCACGGTCGCTCAGGAGAGTGACCTCAAGCAATATCCACGAGAGTTCGTGAAAGTGGACGAAACCATCCGGTTGGTTGCAGACGCTACCAAAACCACTATCGATAGTCTCCGCAACGCGATCGAGAAGACCGGTGACGTGGACCCGATTACCGAAGACCTGTTGATCGCCATCTCGGGGCCCTTGGAAAAGCACCTGTGGATGCTGCAGGCTCAAGAAGTCTAG
- a CDS encoding zinc-ribbon domain-containing protein, which produces MSAPERDIAKRDTAPLNHTSCPECGREVDDRCPACPFCGEKIYVEHPGDTTPVRHPQLPPLRDSER; this is translated from the coding sequence ATGTCTGCCCCCGAACGCGACATTGCGAAACGCGACACCGCACCGCTCAACCACACATCCTGCCCCGAATGTGGCCGTGAGGTTGATGATCGCTGCCCAGCCTGCCCGTTTTGCGGCGAGAAAATCTACGTCGAGCACCCCGGCGACACCACTCCCGTTAGGCACCCCCAACTACCGCCACTCCGCGATAGCGAGCGGTAA
- a CDS encoding hemolysin family protein: MDEVLLLIYLFVAIGFSFLCSIAEAVLLSITPSYLAERKQDPSRSARRIIRLKENVDRPLAAILSLNTIAHTVGAAGVGAQATKVFDDQYVGLTSAVLTLLILVFSEIIPKTIGALHWRRLASGVAIMIDWLVILMLPLVWMSEFLTRLLSSGEKGHMVTRAEVAAMAELGTQQGILKARETKVMRNLLKMDSIHVEDVMTPRTVVIAQDQTMTLGEFCELIPDLPVSRIPVYDEHRDNVKGFVLKSDVLVALLTGDSDQTLSELARPLTTIRENDSIAEAFDLLLNHREHIALVTDDFGGMEGIVTLEDIVETLLGMEIVDEEDADVDMQKVARERWNQRAEKLGLKVIADNKSDNGSDSPPDQAPDSEPDDGPDASPLATQ, from the coding sequence ATGGACGAAGTACTGCTGCTGATTTATCTGTTTGTCGCCATCGGATTTTCCTTTTTGTGTTCGATCGCCGAAGCCGTGTTGCTTTCGATCACGCCCAGCTATCTGGCGGAACGCAAGCAGGATCCCAGCCGATCGGCGCGGCGAATCATTCGCTTGAAAGAAAACGTCGACCGGCCGCTGGCGGCGATCCTCAGCCTCAACACGATCGCTCACACCGTCGGGGCGGCGGGCGTCGGGGCTCAGGCAACCAAGGTCTTTGACGACCAATACGTGGGGCTGACCAGTGCCGTGCTGACCTTGCTGATTCTGGTGTTCAGCGAGATCATCCCTAAAACGATCGGCGCGCTGCATTGGCGGCGGTTGGCCAGCGGCGTGGCCATCATGATCGACTGGTTGGTGATTCTGATGTTGCCCCTGGTGTGGATGTCCGAATTCCTGACGCGACTGTTGTCTAGCGGCGAGAAAGGCCACATGGTGACCCGCGCCGAAGTCGCGGCGATGGCGGAACTGGGCACGCAGCAGGGGATTTTAAAGGCCCGCGAAACCAAGGTGATGCGGAACCTATTGAAAATGGATTCGATCCACGTGGAAGACGTGATGACGCCGCGCACGGTGGTGATCGCCCAAGACCAAACCATGACGCTGGGTGAGTTCTGCGAATTGATTCCCGACCTGCCGGTGTCGCGGATTCCGGTCTACGATGAACATCGTGACAACGTCAAAGGCTTCGTGCTCAAAAGCGACGTGCTGGTGGCACTGCTGACCGGCGATTCGGATCAAACGTTGTCCGAACTGGCTCGCCCGCTAACCACCATTCGCGAAAACGATTCCATTGCCGAGGCCTTCGACCTGCTGCTAAACCATCGCGAACACATCGCATTGGTGACCGATGATTTCGGCGGCATGGAAGGCATCGTCACTCTGGAAGACATCGTCGAGACGCTGTTGGGCATGGAGATTGTCGACGAGGAGGACGCCGATGTGGACATGCAAAAAGTCGCCCGTGAACGCTGGAACCAAAGAGCCGAAAAACTAGGCTTGAAGGTAATTGCCGACAACAAATCCGACAACGGATCCGACAGTCCTCCCGACCAAGCCCCCGATTCCGAACCCGACGATGGTCCCGACGCCTCCCCGCTCGCGACCCAATAA
- a CDS encoding glycoside hydrolase family protein, which produces MYSESTSSRKTIGDVDVFYHGGIYHLFHLVLPNHDFVAHAVSNDCFNWRRVENAIHLGDPGSFDDSMLWTTHVTEHPHRPGWWRMFYTGLSRRDHGVKQRIGMAESNDLYRWKKTPVRWQDRRSPLPYDLPGQPPQPPFAYDPDSCFPLEPAPEFYEADPKRRRNWISFRDPFYYREGDRGLLLTAGRVSDGPLVRRGCVAVMEEVAPNRFVARPPLHQPGLYDDVEVPNLLKQDGEYYLLGSIREDAKVRYWHAADLNHTWRSHSDNVLLPSGNYAGRICRDNKGWLLFSFYTPGGPDRTAYNLMPPPKRIERLDNGHLAVRSFEGFAERDGEDLETTRVCPIKQSADGRCIVPRDNCLELSNEAGFQIFAFEQDLSCFQFNLDLEMRTDGKCGLVFRLNRETHDGYYFSLDLFKGVAQARSWGTGPDGSGEHMMQFHSLQAGYWRSKPKPKAELQLIAFGSYLELSVDGNVVLTLADQTFQSGALGVSVESGIAVASNVRLRKLASPVQSDEHLANG; this is translated from the coding sequence ATGTACTCCGAATCCACCAGTAGTCGCAAAACAATCGGCGATGTCGACGTCTTTTATCACGGCGGCATTTACCACCTGTTCCACTTGGTCCTCCCTAACCACGATTTCGTCGCCCACGCCGTTAGCAACGATTGCTTCAACTGGCGTCGCGTCGAGAACGCCATCCACCTGGGTGATCCTGGTTCCTTTGATGACTCCATGCTATGGACCACGCATGTGACCGAGCACCCGCATCGGCCGGGTTGGTGGCGGATGTTCTATACCGGGCTGTCGCGCCGCGATCACGGGGTGAAGCAGCGGATTGGGATGGCGGAAAGCAACGATTTGTATCGTTGGAAGAAAACGCCCGTACGTTGGCAGGACCGGCGGTCCCCCCTGCCCTACGACCTGCCCGGCCAGCCGCCGCAACCGCCTTTTGCCTATGATCCCGACAGCTGCTTTCCCTTGGAACCGGCTCCGGAATTCTACGAGGCCGATCCCAAACGTCGGCGAAACTGGATTTCTTTCCGCGACCCGTTTTATTACCGCGAAGGCGACCGCGGCTTGTTGCTGACCGCCGGCCGCGTCTCCGACGGACCGCTGGTTCGTCGCGGCTGTGTGGCGGTCATGGAAGAGGTCGCGCCAAATCGATTCGTCGCCCGCCCTCCTCTGCACCAGCCGGGCCTGTACGACGATGTCGAAGTCCCCAACCTGCTGAAGCAAGACGGCGAGTATTATCTGCTGGGCAGCATTCGCGAAGACGCCAAGGTGCGGTATTGGCATGCCGCCGATCTGAACCATACCTGGCGCAGCCACAGCGACAACGTGCTATTGCCCAGCGGCAACTATGCCGGCCGCATCTGCCGCGACAACAAAGGCTGGCTGCTGTTCAGCTTCTACACCCCGGGCGGACCAGATCGCACGGCTTACAACCTGATGCCTCCACCCAAACGTATCGAGCGGCTGGATAATGGCCACTTGGCCGTCCGCTCCTTCGAGGGCTTCGCCGAACGCGACGGAGAGGACTTGGAAACCACTCGGGTCTGCCCGATCAAACAATCCGCCGATGGGCGTTGCATTGTTCCGCGTGACAACTGCTTGGAATTAAGCAACGAAGCGGGCTTTCAAATCTTTGCGTTTGAACAGGACCTCAGCTGCTTTCAGTTTAACCTCGACTTAGAAATGCGGACCGACGGTAAGTGCGGGCTCGTGTTCCGCTTGAACCGCGAAACCCACGACGGCTATTACTTCTCCCTGGACCTATTCAAGGGCGTCGCCCAGGCCCGATCTTGGGGCACGGGGCCGGACGGCAGCGGCGAACACATGATGCAGTTTCACAGCCTGCAAGCCGGGTACTGGCGGAGCAAACCGAAACCCAAAGCGGAACTGCAACTGATCGCCTTCGGCAGCTACCTGGAACTGAGCGTGGATGGGAACGTGGTCCTCACGCTGGCCGACCAGACCTTCCAAAGCGGAGCGTTGGGGGTCAGCGTGGAAAGCGGAATCGCCGTCGCGTCCAACGTTCGACTCCGTAAACTCGCCTCTCCGGTTCAATCGGATGAACACTTGGCCAACGGCTAA
- a CDS encoding heavy metal translocating P-type ATPase — translation MLIAIFTLLMITIHLVLRFAIGSSETAANIPLWLVLGLGGTPLVWELLQKMLRREFGSDLLAGISIVVSALLDEYLAGALVVLMLSGGEALEAYAVSSASSVLRALSKRMPAVAHRRLGSTLEDVPLAEIQIGDTLAVFPHETCPIDGTVIEGHGVMDESYLTGEPYLMSKVPGAAVLSGAINGESALIVQADKLAIDSRYAKIMEVMQTSEQHKPQMRRMADKLGAWYTPLAVSIGVAAWVASGDPVRFLAVMVVATPCPLLIAIPVAIIGSISLAARRAIIVRDPTSLETADTCRTLIFDKTGTLTYGEPKLVEQVLDDEGRSQEVLSYVGSLERYSKHPLAAAIVNAASEAKTAVHGVTAVSEPPGQGLVGTVVDHKIEVTSRKKVLTRQSELAEQLPPQAGGLECVILVDDQYAATYRFRDTPRSDGASFIRHLGPRHQVTRTMLVSGDRESEVQYLAEQVGIHDVYSSQSPEQKLELVNAETAKANTIFVGDGINDAPALMAATVGVAFGQNSDVTTEAADIVVLDSSLQKIDEFLHISRRMRRIALQSAIGGMTLSLIGMLIASAGYLPPVAGAILQEGIDVIAVLNALRVAIPPKTLIDFDK, via the coding sequence ATGTTGATCGCGATCTTTACGCTTCTGATGATCACGATCCATCTGGTGCTGCGGTTCGCCATCGGCAGCTCCGAAACCGCAGCGAACATTCCGCTATGGCTGGTGCTTGGTTTGGGCGGCACGCCGCTGGTCTGGGAGCTGCTGCAAAAGATGCTTCGCCGCGAGTTCGGTTCGGACCTGTTGGCGGGCATTTCGATCGTTGTCTCCGCGCTGCTGGACGAGTACTTGGCTGGGGCGCTGGTGGTGTTGATGTTGTCCGGCGGCGAGGCGCTGGAGGCGTACGCGGTCAGCAGCGCTTCGTCGGTGTTGCGGGCGCTCAGCAAACGCATGCCCGCGGTGGCTCATCGTCGTCTCGGTTCAACCCTCGAAGACGTTCCCCTGGCGGAGATTCAGATCGGCGACACGTTGGCGGTGTTCCCGCACGAAACCTGTCCGATCGACGGCACCGTGATCGAAGGCCACGGGGTGATGGACGAGTCGTATTTGACCGGCGAGCCCTACCTGATGTCCAAGGTGCCCGGGGCGGCGGTGCTGTCGGGGGCCATCAACGGGGAATCGGCATTGATCGTGCAAGCCGACAAGTTGGCGATCGATTCACGGTACGCCAAGATCATGGAGGTCATGCAGACGTCCGAGCAGCACAAGCCGCAGATGCGACGGATGGCGGACAAATTGGGAGCTTGGTATACGCCGTTGGCGGTCAGTATCGGCGTGGCCGCTTGGGTGGCAAGTGGCGATCCCGTGCGTTTTCTGGCGGTGATGGTGGTGGCCACGCCCTGTCCGTTGTTGATCGCCATTCCGGTGGCCATCATCGGTTCGATTTCGCTGGCCGCTCGCCGCGCCATTATCGTCCGCGATCCGACCTCGTTGGAAACTGCCGACACCTGCCGGACACTGATCTTCGACAAGACCGGGACGCTGACCTACGGTGAACCGAAGCTGGTGGAACAGGTGTTGGACGATGAAGGCCGCAGTCAGGAAGTGCTGTCCTATGTGGGCAGCTTGGAACGCTACTCAAAACATCCGCTCGCCGCAGCGATCGTCAATGCCGCGAGTGAAGCAAAAACCGCGGTCCATGGCGTCACCGCGGTAAGTGAACCGCCGGGCCAAGGGCTGGTCGGTACCGTGGTCGATCACAAGATCGAAGTCACCAGCCGAAAGAAAGTGCTGACCCGGCAGTCGGAGTTGGCAGAGCAGTTGCCGCCGCAAGCCGGTGGGCTGGAGTGTGTGATTTTGGTCGACGATCAGTATGCGGCCACCTATCGCTTTCGCGACACACCCCGATCCGATGGAGCGTCCTTCATTCGGCACCTGGGTCCGCGGCATCAGGTCACCCGCACCATGTTGGTCTCGGGAGACCGCGAATCGGAAGTTCAGTATCTGGCCGAACAGGTCGGCATCCACGATGTCTACTCCAGTCAGAGTCCCGAGCAGAAGCTGGAGTTGGTCAATGCGGAAACGGCCAAAGCCAACACAATTTTTGTCGGCGATGGGATCAACGACGCTCCGGCTCTAATGGCGGCCACGGTGGGGGTCGCATTTGGGCAGAACAGTGACGTCACGACCGAAGCGGCCGACATCGTCGTGCTGGATAGTTCGCTGCAGAAGATCGACGAGTTCCTGCACATCAGTCGGCGGATGCGGCGGATCGCTCTGCAGAGCGCCATCGGTGGCATGACGCTCAGTCTGATCGGCATGCTGATCGCGTCCGCCGGTTATCTGCCGCCGGTGGCCGGAGCGATTTTGCAAGAAGGCATTGACGTGATCGCCGTGCTGAACGCCCTGCGAGTGGCCATCCCGCCGAAGACGCTGATCGACTTCGATAAATAG
- a CDS encoding efflux RND transporter periplasmic adaptor subunit — protein MLRIPPSLLRWLHRLSKAAGILLAMGLLIVTIAWLAGMFEDKVPPGWQEPQGLRLSSQPTDVVHEVEKATIEEAVGTLRASSRTIVSSKLMATIDEITVVAGDQVEKGQVLIRLDDKEYQTRLAQAKRALEAATANREQAEKHFQRVQTLAQQNAASRSDFDNASRDVQVTIAEEARAMQAVRETEVMLSYATVTAAKNGRIVDRSAEPGDVAQPGQPILTLYDETSLRLEAPVMEHLAVQLQPGDELEVYVDALQRSFRASVDEIVPQADAPSRSFLVKASLPKSEQLYEGMFGRLRIPTGQRRHLCLNTDAIVRIGQLEFVDVVLSDDVLERRLIKTGNLGMPGRQEVLSGVDVGERVILHAVDQSATAPAEVGNDE, from the coding sequence ATGCTTCGCATCCCCCCTTCGCTCCTACGCTGGCTTCACCGGCTCTCCAAAGCCGCCGGCATCCTGCTGGCGATGGGGCTGCTGATCGTCACTATTGCCTGGCTGGCCGGGATGTTTGAGGACAAGGTGCCGCCGGGCTGGCAAGAACCCCAGGGACTACGGCTGAGCTCGCAACCCACCGACGTGGTCCATGAAGTCGAAAAGGCAACGATCGAAGAGGCCGTGGGAACCCTCAGAGCGTCCAGCCGCACGATCGTGTCCTCGAAACTGATGGCCACCATCGATGAGATAACGGTGGTGGCGGGCGACCAGGTGGAAAAGGGGCAAGTCTTGATTCGCTTGGACGACAAGGAATACCAAACTCGCTTGGCACAGGCCAAGCGGGCCTTGGAAGCGGCCACCGCCAACCGTGAGCAAGCTGAAAAACATTTCCAACGAGTACAAACCCTGGCCCAGCAAAACGCCGCCTCGCGATCGGATTTCGACAACGCCAGCCGCGATGTGCAAGTCACGATCGCCGAGGAGGCGCGGGCCATGCAGGCCGTGCGAGAAACCGAGGTGATGCTGTCCTACGCCACCGTCACAGCGGCTAAAAACGGCCGGATCGTCGACCGCAGTGCCGAACCCGGCGACGTCGCGCAACCGGGCCAACCAATCTTAACCCTGTACGACGAAACCTCGCTGCGGCTGGAAGCACCGGTCATGGAACACTTGGCCGTACAACTGCAACCGGGCGACGAGCTGGAAGTTTACGTCGACGCCCTGCAACGCAGCTTTCGCGCCAGCGTCGACGAGATCGTCCCGCAAGCCGACGCGCCCAGCCGATCGTTTTTGGTCAAAGCCAGTTTGCCCAAGTCCGAACAGTTATACGAAGGCATGTTCGGACGACTGCGGATCCCCACCGGCCAACGTCGCCACCTGTGCTTGAACACCGACGCCATCGTGCGGATCGGACAATTGGAATTTGTCGACGTGGTGCTGTCCGACGACGTCCTGGAACGCCGGCTGATCAAAACCGGCAACCTGGGCATGCCTGGACGCCAGGAGGTCCTCAGTGGTGTAGATGTCGGCGAACGCGTGATCCTGCACGCGGTCGACCAATCTGCCACGGCTCCCGCGGAGGTCGGCAACGATGAATGA
- a CDS encoding efflux RND transporter permease subunit, with protein sequence MNEPDRSPLLTRIVEVFLRGDVAIMLIVLSLLLGAAALTLTPREEEPQIVVPMADVMISAPGLSAAEVERKITDRIEKLLYQIDGVEYVYSMSRPGSCIVTVRFYVGEDREDSLVKLYNKIDSSTDTIPPSVSAWVVKPIEVDDVPIVIATLWSEQPDRYGDHQLRRIGEELQHELQSIPNTNRVEVIGGRPRRINVQLDALRMAAHQTSPLRVAAALQAQNVTRRNGQFEQQNQSFRVETGTFIRGVEDLQNLVVGIHAGRPVYLKNIATVVDGPAEADSYSWIGFGPSDEAHAGESQVYPAVNLSVAKRKGSNAVRVAAAVHEKMEQLAETHLPEGVQYRITRDYGETANDKVNELVEGLVVAVLTVIGLIGLTMGWRPALVIALAIPVCYSLTLFINLMVGYSINRVTMFALILALGLLVDDPITDVENIARYFAMKVLPPRESVLRAVQEVRPALLLSTLAIIASFLPLAFITGMMGPYMGPMALNVPLTVTISTIVAFVITPWLAMVSLKQLDNSRSEQEFDITRMPLYRVSRAVLSPILRGRLPAVGVLLAILALLAAAVTLPVFRLVPVKMLPYDNKNEFQLVVDMPESTTLERTDAVARRLGTYLGGLADVRDYEVFVGLSSPIDFNGLVRHYFLREGNHVADIRVNLVGKEHRVQQSHELILRIRNDITRLADSLGAKVKLVEVPPGPPVMASITAEVYGPPEGDYADQIALARQVEARLAVEPGLVDLDVSAEDDQVRYVFETDKPKAALSGISTQMIADTVAAVLSGHKATVLHLPEEVDPLWIELKLPLANRSALDDLEEIYVQGETGNVVQLGSLGSFRETVEDKTIYHKNLQRVVYVYAEVAGRPPADAIMDVEWDRQTGPVTADAPPAAIEPRPLEDRSWLSIGGGIPWSVPAAYSVVWSGEGEWDITLDVFRDLGLAFGAALLGIFVILMFQTGSRILPLLIMSAIPLTMIGIMPGFWLLNLIMDQPIDGHPNPVFFTATAMIGMIALAGIVVRNSVVLIDFIHLALAEGHDLREAIIRSVAVRTRPILLTAGTTLLANWVITLDPVFSGLAWAIIFGILTSTGFTLIVIPAAYWLLYQGKTT encoded by the coding sequence ATGAATGAGCCCGATCGCTCTCCCCTGCTTACCCGCATCGTCGAAGTCTTCCTGCGAGGCGACGTGGCGATCATGTTGATCGTGCTGTCGCTGTTGTTGGGTGCCGCGGCACTGACGCTGACACCTCGCGAGGAAGAACCTCAAATTGTCGTGCCGATGGCCGACGTGATGATCAGCGCACCGGGCCTGTCGGCGGCTGAAGTCGAACGTAAGATCACCGACCGCATCGAAAAACTGTTGTACCAGATCGATGGGGTCGAATACGTGTATTCGATGTCTCGCCCCGGATCCTGCATTGTCACGGTACGCTTTTACGTGGGTGAAGACCGCGAAGATTCGCTGGTCAAGCTGTACAACAAGATCGATTCCTCGACCGACACGATTCCGCCCTCGGTCAGCGCGTGGGTGGTCAAACCGATCGAGGTCGACGACGTGCCGATTGTGATCGCCACCTTGTGGTCGGAACAACCCGACCGCTACGGCGACCACCAACTGCGGCGTATCGGCGAGGAGCTGCAACACGAACTGCAATCGATCCCCAACACCAACCGTGTGGAAGTCATCGGCGGACGGCCGCGACGGATCAATGTGCAACTGGACGCGCTGCGGATGGCCGCGCATCAGACCTCGCCACTGCGTGTGGCGGCGGCCTTGCAAGCCCAGAATGTGACCCGTCGCAACGGTCAGTTCGAACAACAAAATCAATCCTTTCGCGTGGAAACCGGCACCTTCATCCGCGGCGTTGAAGATCTGCAAAACCTGGTCGTCGGTATCCACGCGGGCCGTCCGGTGTACCTGAAAAACATCGCTACCGTGGTTGACGGTCCCGCCGAAGCGGACAGCTACAGCTGGATCGGCTTCGGTCCCAGCGATGAAGCCCACGCAGGAGAATCTCAGGTGTATCCCGCGGTCAACCTATCGGTCGCCAAACGCAAGGGCAGCAATGCGGTTCGCGTGGCCGCCGCGGTACACGAGAAAATGGAACAACTGGCCGAGACGCACCTGCCCGAGGGCGTGCAGTACCGCATTACCCGCGACTATGGTGAAACGGCCAACGACAAAGTCAACGAACTGGTGGAAGGCCTGGTCGTGGCCGTGTTGACGGTGATCGGGTTGATCGGTTTAACAATGGGCTGGCGACCGGCGTTGGTGATCGCGCTGGCGATTCCCGTGTGTTATAGCCTAACCCTATTTATCAATCTGATGGTCGGCTACTCGATCAACCGCGTGACCATGTTCGCGTTGATTTTGGCGCTCGGGTTGTTGGTCGACGACCCCATCACCGACGTCGAAAATATCGCCCGCTACTTCGCCATGAAGGTGCTACCGCCGCGGGAATCGGTACTGCGAGCCGTCCAGGAAGTCCGCCCGGCATTGCTGCTGTCGACCCTGGCGATCATCGCCAGTTTCCTGCCGCTGGCCTTTATCACCGGCATGATGGGGCCATACATGGGACCGATGGCGCTAAACGTCCCGCTGACCGTTACGATTTCCACCATCGTCGCTTTTGTGATCACGCCCTGGTTGGCCATGGTCTCGCTGAAGCAACTGGACAATTCGCGCAGCGAACAGGAATTCGACATCACGCGGATGCCGCTGTACCGCGTGTCGCGAGCCGTGTTGAGCCCGATCCTGCGAGGCCGTCTACCGGCCGTCGGAGTCCTGTTGGCGATTCTAGCCTTGCTGGCCGCGGCGGTCACCTTGCCGGTGTTCCGCCTGGTGCCGGTCAAGATGCTGCCGTATGACAATAAGAACGAATTCCAGCTGGTTGTCGACATGCCCGAAAGCACCACCTTGGAACGCACCGATGCGGTCGCGCGCCGGCTGGGCACCTACCTGGGTGGGCTGGCCGATGTTCGCGACTACGAAGTTTTTGTAGGGCTCAGTTCGCCGATCGACTTCAACGGCCTGGTCCGCCATTACTTTTTGCGAGAAGGCAATCATGTGGCCGACATCCGCGTCAACCTGGTGGGCAAAGAGCATCGCGTGCAACAATCGCACGAGTTGATTCTGCGGATCCGCAACGACATCACACGGCTGGCCGACTCGCTGGGCGCCAAGGTCAAACTGGTCGAAGTCCCGCCGGGTCCGCCGGTGATGGCGTCGATCACGGCGGAGGTCTACGGGCCACCCGAAGGCGACTATGCCGACCAAATCGCTCTGGCGCGACAGGTCGAAGCGCGACTCGCGGTCGAACCGGGGCTGGTCGACTTGGATGTCAGTGCCGAAGACGATCAGGTTCGCTATGTGTTTGAAACCGACAAACCCAAAGCCGCTCTTTCGGGCATTTCCACACAAATGATCGCCGACACGGTGGCCGCGGTACTCAGCGGTCACAAAGCCACGGTGCTGCACTTGCCTGAAGAAGTCGATCCGCTGTGGATTGAACTAAAACTGCCGCTGGCCAACCGTTCGGCCCTGGATGATCTGGAAGAGATCTACGTACAGGGCGAAACCGGCAATGTCGTGCAACTGGGCTCGCTGGGCAGCTTTCGCGAGACCGTCGAAGACAAGACGATCTATCACAAGAACTTGCAGCGCGTGGTGTACGTGTATGCTGAAGTCGCCGGTCGACCGCCGGCCGACGCGATCATGGACGTGGAATGGGATCGTCAAACCGGCCCCGTCACCGCCGACGCGCCGCCGGCCGCCATTGAGCCGCGGCCCTTGGAAGATCGTTCCTGGCTGTCGATCGGCGGCGGGATCCCCTGGTCGGTCCCGGCCGCATATTCCGTCGTCTGGTCGGGCGAAGGCGAATGGGACATCACGCTGGACGTGTTCCGCGATCTGGGCCTGGCCTTCGGAGCGGCCTTGTTGGGGATCTTTGTGATCCTGATGTTCCAGACCGGCTCCCGCATCCTGCCGCTGCTGATCATGTCCGCCATCCCGTTGACGATGATCGGTATCATGCCGGGATTCTGGTTGCTAAACCTGATTATGGATCAACCGATCGACGGGCATCCCAACCCGGTGTTTTTTACCGCCACGGCGATGATCGGCATGATCGCGCTGGCGGGAATCGTGGTCCGCAATTCGGTCGTGCTGATCGACTTCATTCACCTGGCTTTGGCCGAAGGGCACGACCTGCGGGAAGCCATTATTCGCAGCGTCGCCGTTCGCACTCGACCGATCCTCTTAACCGCCGGCACGACGCTGCTGGCCAACTGGGTGATCACCCTGGACCCGGTGTTTTCGGGGCTGGCCTGGGCGATCATCTTTGGCATCCTGACCTCCACCGGGTTCACCCTGATCGTGATTCCCGCGGCTTATTGGTTGCTGTACCAAGGCAAAACAACCTAA